GGTAATGGTCACGCTGAGGAACTAGTAGGTGAGGCAATTAAGGGATTTAATAGAGAGGAAATTTTCATAGTTTCTAAAGTATGGCCGAGTCACGCAGATTATGATAATGTTATTAAATCAGCTAAGAACAGTTTTAAAAGGTTGAACACATACATAGACCTTTACCTGCTTCATGCACCTTCTAGAGTTCCCATATGTAAAACTATGAAGGCATTTGAAAAATTAGTAGATGAAGGAATAATAAGGTTCTTTGGCTTAAGTAATTTCGATGTAGAAGGAATTGAGAAGGCTAAAGATTGCTTAAGTAGATATGAGATTGTAGCTATACAAAATCATTATAGTTTATTAAATAGGGAAGATGAAAGGAAAACTTTAGTTTATGCAGAAAGGAATGGTTTAATGTATATGGCATATACCCCTCTAGAAAATGGAATATTAGCTAAGAACGAGTTCTTAGCCAATATTGGTAAAAAATATGGTAAAACTGCAACACAAACCGCATTGAATTGGTATATTTGTCGCAATAACTTAATACCAATAGTTAAAGCATCTAAAATATCCCATGTTGAGGAAAACGCAGGAGCAATGGGATGGAGACTATCTGAAGAAGATTGGAGAGCAATAGATGAGCACTTCAGAGAGAAGAGTTACTTCTTAGATAAAA
The genomic region above belongs to Saccharolobus caldissimus and contains:
- a CDS encoding aldo/keto reductase, which codes for MMDVKKFKYFTVSSLAFGTWRIGGGYWYASHDKDKEWISAIKRAIELGIRVIDTAEMYGNGHAEELVGEAIKGFNREEIFIVSKVWPSHADYDNVIKSAKNSFKRLNTYIDLYLLHAPSRVPICKTMKAFEKLVDEGIIRFFGLSNFDVEGIEKAKDCLSRYEIVAIQNHYSLLNREDERKTLVYAERNGLMYMAYTPLENGILAKNEFLANIGKKYGKTATQTALNWYICRNNLIPIVKASKISHVEENAGAMGWRLSEEDWRAIDEHFREKSYFLDKIVSTLKSMRPWS